One window of Burkholderia cepacia GG4 genomic DNA carries:
- a CDS encoding MBL fold metallo-hydrolase, which yields MAKAFASQADLEEKKVTWTKLSENAYAYTAEGDPNSGVIIGDDSVLIVDTTATPAMAQDLIAKIRSVTDKPIKHVVLSHYHAVRVLGASAYFEEGAQHVIASRGTYEMIVERGEADMKSEIERFPRLFAGVETVPGLTWPTLVFEREITLFLGKLEVKVMHVGSGHTKGDTIVWLPSQKVLFSGDLVEYDAACYCGDAQLEQWPATLEALRALGADKLVPGRGPALLNPAEVNKGLDYTKDFVTTLLAQGRKAVERQLDLKASMALTREAMDPKFGHVFIYEHCLPFDVSRAFDEASGITHPRIWTAQRDKEMWDALQD from the coding sequence ATGGCCAAAGCATTCGCCTCCCAAGCCGATCTGGAAGAGAAGAAAGTCACCTGGACGAAGCTGTCCGAGAACGCGTACGCCTACACCGCCGAAGGCGACCCGAACTCGGGCGTGATCATCGGCGACGACAGCGTGCTGATCGTCGACACGACCGCGACGCCCGCGATGGCGCAGGACCTGATCGCGAAGATCCGCAGCGTGACCGACAAGCCGATCAAGCACGTGGTGCTGTCGCACTACCACGCGGTGCGCGTGCTGGGCGCGTCCGCGTATTTCGAAGAAGGCGCGCAGCACGTGATCGCGAGCCGCGGCACGTACGAGATGATCGTCGAGCGCGGCGAGGCCGACATGAAGTCGGAGATCGAGCGCTTCCCGCGCCTGTTCGCGGGCGTCGAGACGGTGCCGGGCCTGACCTGGCCGACGCTCGTGTTCGAGCGCGAGATCACGCTGTTCCTCGGCAAGCTCGAAGTGAAGGTCATGCACGTCGGCTCGGGCCACACGAAGGGCGACACGATCGTGTGGCTGCCGTCGCAGAAGGTGCTGTTCTCGGGCGACCTGGTCGAATACGACGCCGCCTGCTATTGCGGCGACGCGCAGCTCGAACAGTGGCCGGCCACGCTCGAGGCGCTGCGCGCGCTCGGCGCGGACAAGCTCGTGCCGGGCCGTGGCCCCGCACTGCTGAATCCGGCCGAAGTGAACAAGGGCCTCGATTACACGAAGGATTTCGTCACGACGCTGCTCGCGCAGGGCCGCAAGGCCGTCGAGCGCCAGCTCGACCTGAAGGCATCGATGGCACTCACGCGCGAAGCGATGGATCCGAAGTTCGGCCACGTGTTCATCTACGAGCACTGTTTGCCGTTCGACGTGTCGCGCGCCTTCGACGAGGCGAGCGGCATCACGCATCCGCGCATCTGGACCGCGCAGCGCGACAAGGAAATGTGGGACGCGCTGCAGGACTGA
- a CDS encoding IclR family transcriptional regulator: MQNHEVSADDAPPKAQRGIQSVEVGGRLLDALARRRKPLGLSELAAAADLSSAQAHTYLVSLTRLALVKRDALTGNYEPGPLSLRLGLMSIERQPAYRAALPHAARLAEAVGLSVALSVPGALGPTIVRIEHGGYPLHVNLHVGSVMSLDTTATGRVFRAFGDPAHLDAMAASQAGAGDTLAGAEGDQPAPDARAWQLEREAIRARGIERGVDRPSPGVSAMCVPVLDADGSLQLALTVIGSTGSIDVGWDGPIATALRDAARQATASLDAGRDAPPAAPAAPPAMQRMPPALADDAKAQRGINALDSTGELLLALVSAGRALPLRDLAAAAGMPAAKAFPHLVSLQKIGLLSRDDAGCFGGGPLSQALGLIAMQRVSPTRDAEAEIVALAGATDMSVAAATLGPLGPTVIRLEESARPQHVSLQVGTVMSLVNTAIGRIFAAGMSDDVLAGLLADEPVRLAGGTPRIDDAFRTRLATIRAHQLDFAFDAPVPGIGTIAAPVFDHTGSIRLVIAIIGSSRGFPRGPDSELAHTLLAATRRLSWRFGWIGG; encoded by the coding sequence GTGCAGAACCACGAAGTCAGCGCAGACGACGCGCCGCCCAAGGCGCAGCGCGGGATCCAGAGCGTCGAGGTCGGCGGCCGGCTGCTCGACGCGCTCGCGCGCCGGCGCAAGCCGCTCGGCCTGTCGGAGCTGGCGGCCGCGGCCGACCTGTCGAGCGCGCAGGCACACACTTATCTCGTCAGCCTGACGCGGCTCGCGCTCGTGAAACGCGACGCGCTCACCGGCAACTACGAGCCGGGGCCGCTGTCGCTGCGGCTCGGGCTGATGTCGATCGAACGCCAGCCGGCCTATCGCGCGGCGCTGCCGCACGCGGCGCGGCTCGCGGAAGCGGTCGGCCTGAGCGTCGCGCTGTCGGTGCCGGGCGCGCTCGGGCCGACGATCGTGCGGATCGAGCACGGCGGCTATCCGCTGCACGTGAACCTGCACGTCGGGTCGGTGATGTCGCTCGACACGACGGCGACCGGCCGCGTGTTCCGCGCGTTCGGCGATCCCGCGCACCTCGACGCGATGGCGGCCAGCCAGGCCGGCGCCGGCGACACGCTCGCGGGCGCGGAAGGCGACCAGCCGGCACCCGATGCCCGCGCGTGGCAGCTCGAACGCGAGGCGATCCGCGCGCGCGGGATCGAGCGCGGCGTCGACCGGCCGAGCCCCGGCGTCAGCGCGATGTGCGTACCGGTGCTGGACGCGGACGGCAGCCTGCAACTCGCATTGACGGTAATCGGTTCGACCGGGTCGATCGACGTCGGCTGGGACGGCCCGATCGCGACGGCGCTGCGCGATGCGGCGCGGCAGGCCACCGCGTCGCTCGACGCCGGACGCGACGCGCCGCCGGCCGCGCCGGCCGCGCCCCCGGCCATGCAGCGCATGCCGCCCGCGCTCGCCGACGACGCGAAGGCGCAGCGCGGCATCAATGCGCTCGACAGCACGGGCGAACTGCTGCTCGCGCTCGTCTCGGCCGGCCGCGCGCTGCCGTTGCGCGACCTCGCCGCAGCGGCCGGCATGCCGGCCGCGAAGGCGTTTCCGCATCTGGTGAGCCTGCAGAAGATCGGCCTGCTGAGCCGCGACGACGCGGGCTGCTTCGGCGGCGGGCCGCTCAGCCAGGCGCTCGGGCTGATCGCGATGCAGCGCGTGTCGCCGACCCGCGATGCGGAAGCCGAAATCGTCGCGCTGGCCGGCGCGACCGACATGAGCGTGGCCGCCGCGACGCTCGGGCCGCTCGGGCCGACCGTGATCCGCCTCGAGGAATCGGCGCGGCCGCAGCACGTGAGCCTGCAGGTCGGCACAGTGATGTCGCTCGTGAATACAGCGATCGGGCGGATCTTCGCGGCCGGCATGTCCGACGACGTGCTGGCCGGGCTGCTGGCCGACGAGCCGGTGCGCCTGGCCGGCGGCACGCCCCGGATCGACGACGCGTTCCGCACGCGCCTCGCCACGATCCGCGCGCACCAACTCGATTTCGCGTTCGACGCGCCGGTGCCGGGCATCGGGACAATCGCCGCGCCCGTGTTCGATCACACCGGCAGCATCCGGCTCGTGATCGCGATCATCGGCTCGTCGCGCGGCTTCCCGCGCGGGCCGGACAGCGAACTCGCGCACACGCTGCTCGCCGCGACGCGCCGACTGTCCTGGCGGTTCGGGTGGATCGGCGGGTAA
- a CDS encoding Lrp/AsnC family transcriptional regulator, with protein MATRERTPKTLDNQDRKILGALQKNARLSNAELAEQIGMSTTACWNRTRQLEVDGYIDGYVALVNQRMLGYADIVILEVTLDRHEDDALARFGAELAALPEVLEAYLVSGEYDYWIKVAVDGTAGYERFLREKLYKITSIRHSRSMFALRCMKDVPSIQV; from the coding sequence ATGGCTACCCGCGAACGCACGCCGAAAACCCTCGACAACCAGGACCGCAAGATCCTTGGTGCACTGCAAAAAAATGCGCGTCTGTCGAACGCCGAACTGGCCGAACAGATCGGCATGTCGACCACCGCATGCTGGAACCGCACGCGGCAACTCGAAGTCGACGGCTACATCGACGGCTACGTCGCGCTCGTCAACCAGCGCATGCTTGGCTACGCGGACATCGTGATCCTCGAAGTCACGCTCGATCGCCACGAGGACGACGCGCTCGCGCGTTTCGGCGCCGAACTTGCGGCGCTGCCCGAAGTGCTCGAGGCATACCTGGTATCGGGCGAATACGACTACTGGATCAAGGTCGCGGTGGACGGCACGGCCGGCTACGAGCGTTTCCTGCGCGAGAAGCTCTACAAGATTACGAGCATCCGCCACAGCCGCTCGATGTTCGCGCTGCGGTGCATGAAGGACGTGCCGTCGATTCAGGTGTAA
- a CDS encoding LysE family translocator → MSFRLYLSFLAASAVLIYAPGPVNLLTMNQALRTGWRRALPCVWGGTLAVLLQLALTALCLNSLVHLNEHALTVLRWAGAAYLVWLGCKQWLNRAPANAPAASTDSDADTGRALFWRGVATSGLNPKTLLFFPSFFPQFIIPNAEWSLNAQFLLLATTFALLFAGGVASMALFSHRLSRALQRPARMRAMNRVTGGLLVGMGAIMVGWN, encoded by the coding sequence ATGTCGTTCAGGCTTTATCTGTCGTTCCTCGCTGCGTCCGCCGTCCTCATCTACGCCCCCGGCCCCGTCAACCTCCTCACCATGAACCAGGCACTGCGCACCGGCTGGCGCCGCGCGCTGCCGTGCGTGTGGGGCGGCACGCTCGCCGTGCTGCTGCAACTCGCGCTGACCGCGCTGTGCCTGAATTCGCTGGTCCACCTCAACGAACACGCGCTGACCGTGCTGCGCTGGGCCGGCGCCGCGTACCTCGTGTGGCTCGGCTGCAAGCAATGGCTCAACCGCGCGCCGGCGAACGCGCCGGCCGCATCGACGGACAGCGACGCCGACACCGGACGCGCGCTGTTCTGGCGCGGCGTCGCGACGTCCGGCCTGAATCCGAAGACGCTGCTGTTCTTTCCGTCGTTCTTTCCGCAATTCATCATTCCGAACGCCGAGTGGAGCCTGAACGCGCAGTTCCTGCTGCTCGCGACGACGTTCGCGCTGCTGTTCGCGGGCGGCGTCGCGTCGATGGCGCTGTTCTCGCACCGGCTGAGCCGGGCGCTGCAGCGGCCGGCGCGGATGCGCGCGATGAACCGCGTGACGGGCGGGCTGCTGGTCGGGATGGGCGCGATCATGGTCGGCTGGAACTGA
- the kch gene encoding voltage-gated potassium channel protein: protein MKHVTTRLRRLFAPIGLHWYLALLLALDALMVLRPVVAHANLGAHHAWLADALDLVDNAGLVVLPQVVVAAGLATMAVGIVLRARVAWVLSILLLVAAATISILGGYRSHAVFMYTAVLVVALIYYWRHFDRASVAASSLFALLSIVSLLIYATFGVLYLGDEFTPPVHDLATAVYFSIVSMSTVGYGDIVPHAPTARLFTASVIVLGITVFATSISAVVGPVIGGNLKRIVKGGLSNVIRKHHFLIVGGTPVAHAVHDGLRKRGYAVTVIVPAGVEHNYPGTTDLIVGDATDHAVLDSASAATARAVLALRSDDAENAFIILAIREIAPTVRTVALVNHPRNLERLRLLKPDMVFSPQQLAGELLASTLNDEPVDKSMISHLLFGTADAA, encoded by the coding sequence ATGAAGCACGTCACTACCCGCCTGCGGCGCCTGTTCGCGCCGATCGGCCTGCACTGGTATCTCGCTCTCCTCCTCGCGCTCGATGCACTGATGGTGCTGCGGCCCGTCGTCGCCCATGCGAACCTCGGCGCACATCATGCGTGGCTCGCCGATGCGCTCGATCTCGTCGACAACGCGGGGCTCGTCGTGCTGCCGCAGGTCGTCGTCGCGGCCGGCCTCGCGACGATGGCCGTCGGCATCGTGCTGCGCGCCCGCGTCGCCTGGGTGCTATCGATCCTGCTGCTGGTCGCGGCCGCTACGATCAGCATCCTCGGCGGCTACCGCAGCCATGCCGTGTTCATGTACACGGCCGTGCTGGTGGTCGCGCTGATCTACTACTGGCGGCACTTCGACCGCGCGAGCGTCGCGGCGAGCAGCCTGTTCGCGTTGCTCAGCATCGTGTCGCTGCTGATCTACGCGACCTTCGGCGTGCTGTATCTCGGCGACGAATTCACGCCGCCGGTCCACGACCTCGCCACCGCCGTCTACTTCTCGATCGTGTCGATGTCGACCGTCGGCTACGGCGACATCGTTCCGCACGCACCCACCGCGCGCCTGTTTACCGCATCGGTGATCGTGCTCGGCATCACGGTGTTCGCGACGTCGATCAGCGCGGTCGTCGGACCCGTGATCGGCGGCAATCTCAAACGGATCGTCAAGGGAGGCCTGTCGAACGTGATCCGCAAGCATCATTTCCTGATCGTCGGCGGGACGCCCGTCGCGCACGCCGTGCACGACGGGCTGCGCAAGCGCGGCTATGCCGTGACCGTCATCGTGCCGGCCGGCGTCGAACACAACTATCCGGGCACGACCGACCTGATCGTCGGCGACGCCACCGACCACGCGGTGCTGGACAGCGCCAGCGCGGCCACGGCCCGCGCGGTGCTCGCGCTGCGCTCCGACGACGCCGAGAACGCGTTCATCATCCTGGCGATCCGCGAGATCGCGCCGACCGTGCGCACGGTCGCGCTCGTGAACCACCCGCGCAACCTGGAGCGGCTGCGGCTGCTGAAGCCGGACATGGTGTTCTCGCCGCAGCAGCTCGCGGGCGAACTGCTCGCCAGCACGCTCAACGACGAACCGGTCGACAAGTCGATGATCTCGCACCTGCTGTTCGGCACCGCCGACGCCGCGTGA
- a CDS encoding YqaA family protein, whose amino-acid sequence MSELLTYGGLFAVSMVAATLLPLQSEAVLAGLLLAGREPGWALLLVASVGNVAGAAINWALGRGIEHFRERRWFPVKPAALARAERWYARYGRWSLLLSWAPVIGDPLTMIAGVLREPLPTFLAIVTIAKVGRYLVIAWLVVP is encoded by the coding sequence ATGTCCGAACTGCTCACCTACGGCGGCCTGTTCGCCGTGTCGATGGTCGCCGCGACCCTGTTGCCGCTCCAGTCCGAAGCCGTGCTCGCCGGCCTGCTGCTCGCCGGACGCGAGCCCGGGTGGGCGCTGCTGCTGGTCGCGAGCGTCGGCAATGTCGCCGGCGCCGCGATCAACTGGGCGCTCGGCCGCGGCATCGAGCACTTCCGCGAGCGCCGCTGGTTTCCGGTCAAGCCGGCCGCGCTCGCGCGCGCCGAGCGCTGGTATGCGCGCTACGGCCGCTGGTCGCTGCTGCTGAGCTGGGCGCCGGTGATCGGCGATCCGCTGACGATGATCGCCGGCGTGCTGCGCGAGCCGCTGCCGACCTTCCTCGCGATCGTGACGATCGCGAAGGTCGGGCGGTATCTGGTGATTGCGTGGCTCGTCGTGCCTTGA
- a CDS encoding acyl-CoA synthetase: MTQMFEAGLGRRDANYVPLTPIDFLVRAAEVYGERLAIVHGGVRRTWGETYQRARQLASALAQAGVARGETVAALLPNIPAMVEAHFGVPMAGAVLNTINTRLDISSVLFMLRHGEAKVLIVDTEYAELAHRAALEVPGLKIVSVADAMPADPARFAGATDYEAFVAGGDPDYAWTLPADEWDAIALNYTSGTTGDPKGVVYHHRGAYLAAISNILEWDMPKHAVYLWTLPMFHCNGWCFPWAVAARAGVNVCLRKFDAKTVFDLIRRERITHYCGAPIVQSAIANAPAEFREGIDHTVHAMVAGAAPAPAVIAKMKEIGFDLLHVYGLTEVYGPATVCAKQAHWDELPDDERARLNARQGVRYHLEAGATVLDPDTMAPVPADGETLGEIMFRGNICMKGYLKNPKATDEAFHGGWFHTGDLGVLTPDGYIRIKDRRKDIIISGGENISSIEVEDALYRHPAVAVAAVVAMPDPKWGEVPCAFVELREGASATEEEIVAHCKQLLAGFKVPKAVRFGELPKTSTGKIQKFQLRNAVGSDKAIDLAGDKK; encoded by the coding sequence ATGACGCAGATGTTCGAGGCCGGACTCGGCCGCCGCGACGCCAACTACGTGCCGCTCACCCCGATCGACTTCCTGGTCCGCGCGGCCGAAGTCTACGGCGAGCGCCTCGCGATCGTGCACGGCGGCGTGCGGCGTACGTGGGGCGAGACCTACCAGCGGGCCAGGCAGCTGGCGAGCGCGCTCGCGCAGGCCGGCGTCGCGCGCGGCGAGACGGTCGCCGCGCTGCTGCCGAACATCCCGGCGATGGTCGAGGCGCACTTCGGCGTGCCGATGGCCGGCGCCGTGCTCAACACGATCAACACGCGGCTCGACATCTCGTCGGTGCTGTTCATGCTGCGTCACGGCGAAGCGAAGGTGCTGATCGTCGACACCGAATACGCGGAGCTCGCGCATCGCGCGGCGCTCGAAGTGCCGGGCCTGAAGATCGTCAGCGTCGCCGACGCGATGCCGGCCGATCCCGCGCGCTTCGCGGGCGCGACCGACTATGAAGCGTTCGTCGCGGGCGGCGACCCCGACTACGCGTGGACGCTGCCCGCCGACGAATGGGATGCGATCGCGCTGAACTATACGTCCGGCACGACGGGCGACCCGAAGGGCGTCGTCTATCACCATCGCGGCGCGTATCTCGCGGCGATCAGCAACATCCTCGAATGGGACATGCCGAAGCACGCGGTGTATCTGTGGACGCTGCCGATGTTCCACTGCAACGGCTGGTGCTTCCCGTGGGCCGTCGCGGCGCGCGCGGGGGTGAACGTCTGCCTGCGCAAGTTCGACGCGAAGACGGTGTTCGACCTGATCCGCCGCGAACGCATCACGCATTACTGCGGCGCGCCGATCGTGCAGAGCGCGATCGCGAACGCGCCGGCCGAGTTCCGCGAAGGCATCGATCACACGGTGCACGCGATGGTCGCCGGTGCCGCACCCGCGCCGGCCGTGATCGCGAAGATGAAGGAGATCGGCTTCGACCTGCTGCACGTGTATGGGCTGACCGAGGTCTACGGCCCGGCGACCGTGTGCGCGAAGCAGGCGCACTGGGACGAATTGCCCGACGACGAGCGCGCGCGGCTCAATGCGCGGCAGGGCGTGCGCTATCACCTGGAAGCGGGCGCGACGGTGCTCGACCCGGACACGATGGCGCCGGTGCCGGCCGACGGCGAGACGCTCGGCGAGATCATGTTCCGCGGCAACATCTGCATGAAGGGCTACCTGAAGAACCCGAAGGCGACCGACGAAGCGTTCCACGGCGGCTGGTTCCATACCGGCGATCTCGGCGTGCTGACGCCGGACGGTTATATCCGCATCAAGGATCGCCGCAAGGACATCATCATTTCCGGCGGCGAGAACATCTCGAGCATCGAGGTCGAGGATGCGCTGTACCGGCATCCGGCCGTCGCGGTCGCGGCCGTGGTCGCGATGCCCGACCCGAAGTGGGGCGAGGTGCCGTGCGCGTTCGTCGAGCTGCGCGAAGGCGCGAGCGCGACCGAGGAGGAGATCGTCGCGCACTGCAAGCAGCTGCTCGCGGGTTTCAAGGTGCCGAAGGCGGTGCGTTTCGGCGAGCTGCCGAAGACGTCGACCGGCAAGATCCAGAAATTCCAGCTGCGCAACGCGGTCGGATCGGACAAGGCGATCGATCTGGCGGGGGACAAGAAGTAA
- a CDS encoding Crp/Fnr family transcriptional regulator, which translates to MHDHLVAPPDAAATSANLPADPPFEPGPLPPLSALFGQCAWFRALAPEHQALVLAQSRAERREAGDVIAQRLAPSEYWIGVHRGLLKLAIFNASGRGCTFSGVPSGGWFGEGSVIKRELRKYEVVAVQRSTVLFVPVDTFHALLDTSLPFTRFVIHQLNNRMGEFIASIQNSRLLDVDARVAQALAQLFNPDLYPDTGPSLAISQEELGMLVGVSRQRINQALQQLEKLGVLRLAYNQIEVVDLAALARVGMEQI; encoded by the coding sequence ATGCACGACCACCTCGTTGCGCCGCCCGACGCGGCCGCTACCTCGGCCAACCTGCCGGCCGACCCGCCGTTCGAACCGGGCCCGTTGCCGCCACTGTCCGCGCTGTTCGGCCAGTGCGCGTGGTTCCGCGCGCTCGCGCCGGAACACCAGGCGCTCGTGCTCGCGCAGTCGCGCGCCGAACGGCGCGAAGCCGGCGACGTGATCGCGCAGCGGCTCGCGCCGTCCGAATACTGGATCGGCGTGCATCGCGGGCTGCTGAAGCTGGCGATCTTCAACGCGTCGGGGCGCGGCTGCACGTTTTCCGGCGTGCCGTCGGGCGGCTGGTTCGGCGAAGGCAGCGTGATCAAGCGCGAGCTGCGCAAGTATGAAGTCGTCGCGGTCCAGCGTTCGACCGTGCTGTTCGTGCCGGTCGACACGTTCCATGCGCTGCTCGACACGAGCCTGCCGTTCACGCGCTTCGTGATCCACCAGCTGAACAACCGGATGGGCGAATTCATCGCGTCGATCCAGAACAGCCGGCTGCTCGATGTCGACGCGCGCGTCGCGCAGGCGCTCGCGCAACTGTTCAACCCCGACCTGTATCCAGACACCGGCCCGTCGCTCGCGATCTCGCAGGAGGAACTGGGGATGCTCGTCGGCGTGTCGCGGCAGCGGATCAACCAGGCGCTGCAGCAGCTCGAGAAACTCGGCGTGCTGCGGCTCGCGTACAACCAGATCGAGGTCGTCGATCTGGCCGCGCTGGCGCGGGTCGGGATGGAACAGATCTGA